The following is a genomic window from Benincasa hispida cultivar B227 chromosome 7, ASM972705v1, whole genome shotgun sequence.
AAGAAGAAAACGCATAAGAGGGGTTGCTCGATATATATGTACGTATGTGTAATCTTTAAAACCCTTTCCTTTTATTTCTccaattccaaattccaaatcttttttaaattaaactcccaaattcttttgagaaataaatttaaatcaataaattaattttcttctccaaatctccCAGATTCATTTCAATTtcataaattgaattaaaaatgaattaaattcaaaccctccttaaattaaaattttaatttaaaaattgaattatccTGACACAATACTTTAATTTAACCTCAAAACTCATAATAACCCcaaatatttcaaaatgattaaatttaaattgcctaaaaaaattaagatgtcACAAATAGAGCAGCACACCCCCTTCCCCATCTTCTCCTTCGTGCAGACCACTCAGCAACGCAGACCCCATCTTTTCCTTCATCAGCTCCAACCTATGCGATTAGTCGCCGTCAGTTACTACCCCTCGATGGTCGTTGCTTGCCGTCAACCACTGCACGTCGACGACTGCCAACAATTGAGTGAAAGTCTCGTGCCATCTCTCTCACTCAACCTTATAGGTTTCATCGATTAGCGTCACTTGTTGCAACTAGTCACTGTGGTCTTGCTGCCTTTCATCAACATTCGTCGACAGTCTCTAGAACGTTGTCGCAACGGGTCATGATCTTGATAATCGGTAGATGGAGAGTTTGAGAAAATGTGTCTATGGAGTAGCTTAATAATGGTTCGTGAGGCTTAGAGGGGTCTGGGGCTGTTTTTTGGGATTATCTTCGGAGTTTAGAGATATTGGTTATGTAAGTCTTCTaagtttcaaatttaaaaattaatagatACATATTCCAGCACTTTAAAGATATTAAGGGTAATTTGGCCTTTTATAAattcttaattatttatttttaaagggCCTATGAGACAAATGCTTAAAttagaataatatttttttgaaaaatatctaaTCCTATTTTTCATTTGAGGAACATCTAAATCTCTAGATTCTTTAATTTATCTCATTTTAAATAGACCCATCTATCCTCCTAAATATTATTCCTATAATCcactaacaaaaataaaatatttgaaacaaAATCCTATAACTATGGGATATTTAAAATAGAATATAGTTAACTAAAATAACCAAATCAGTTAAAAcaaatcaaatatattattgcAATCAAATCTCTACATTATggagtattttaaaaaaaatctaactaaTTAAAATACCAAATGAGttaaaacaaatcaaaatataaaatatgatgTTGTAAACAATCAAACAAATTTGGAAAGGTAGTTTTTAGATAataaagaaaagggaaattGCACTGTAATACATTTTAAGAGACCAAAGTCATGACTCACATATAAATCAGATACCAATCAAATTTTTAGGTAGAAGTTTTTTtaacatgtttaaaaaaaaaaacaaaacttaggGACACAAATATTTGATATGCCTAGGAGAGGATTTAATGACAACATTGTAAAACCTAATAAGaatcaaatcaaataataaCTAACTTTCACCCCAAATAAGTGTCTATTAAACCTTATCACCCCACTTAATTACACTGTTGTCACACACTATAACCACAAGCCTATGAATGAACCAACATTCCAAAGCTTTCATCTCTCTagagaagaaaaaacataaacttCTATCTTTGCCTACAAATACAcatgtattttgtattttatagatATGTGCTGCTTGTTCTTATATGAATAGACTGTATATTTGTAGGTGTCAAACCCTTTAAAATAATGGAAAATTGTATTGTAagacaaatacattttaagaaatcaaAGTCATGACTTCAACATTTTTGAATTGAGTGTGATAATCACATAGCAATCACATAATAATCACATAGGAATCAGtagcaatcacataacaaaattTTCAGGGGGAAGTTTTTTgacatgtttgcaaaaaagCAGAATTTAGGGACATAGgcctaattttcaatttatatttttaattaaagttgcaattgcccCAAAAATAATTGACATATGACATAAAATCAAGATTTTGTGAGTTGTCTTTGTTGACCTTCAGATCCGACCATTACTGCAACTGTTTTTGCCACCTGAGTTATTCTTATTTCATTGCAATTTATCCTATctcatgaaatgacatttttataGATGTGTTGGTGGTCAGAAGGGCGTGATTTCATCTAGTGAAGAAAAGTTGAAAGTGAAATTTTCGCTTTGGCCTTTTTTATCCTCCATAGGAATCTGCAGATTGCATGTGTCGTTCTTCTCCATCGTGAGTTTGTCGTTAGTTTGTCCCTTCAATTGATTGaatagtgataaaaaaaatctagaaaagaaaatgaaaatcagCAACAAGACGTTCTAGGATGCGTTTGGAATACATTTGCAAGTATTTGatcaagtcattttgaaaaaaattagagtgtttgacaaccactcaagATAGTTTTTGAAATGTATTTTAAATCGTTTTTATCAAGAGTGtttaacattttcttttctagtcaatccaaacaggCTTCCGTACAACAACTAGAAAAAATGGCCATAAATACAACAAAAATGTTTTAtctaattgaaaatatatttgttttcaagatttcaaaacaaataaatataaaatacacTAGactatctaataaaatcaatcaaaataaaattttgaaaccttaAAAAAAGGTGGTGGCTATGGTGGTTAGAGGGCAAATctggaaataaaataaatatattagacCTCTCAAAGTCGATGAGACAATTTTGCATTGCAAACTAAATTTAGACATACTTCAAATTCACCTCCTCATTTTAGACCTTTCTTACGatttctcataaaaaaaaaaaatggattgaCCCATTGGATTAGCCCATTGAATATCAATTATTTAGGCCTggtttaataatcattttaggccacgtttggtaaccattttgttttttgtttttgtttttaaaaattaagcttatatcTTCCTATTTTTTACCATAATTTGTATTACAATGGTTGagttcttagtcaaattccaaaaacaaaaccaactttttgaaaggcagttctcaaaatttggagtagataacaaatgaagaaatttagaagtggaAATAGTAttttagacttaattttcaaaaataaaaacaaaaaacaaaatgttaccaaatgagaccttagttttttctttttgttttttaaaattaagtttataaacattacttcaatcttcaaatttcttcctttgatATCTACTtgttatcaatggtttaaaaaaccaagctaaattttgaaaactaaaaaaaataactttagaaacttgtttttgtttttagaatttggctaaaaattcgaCCATTGtgcttaagaaatatgcaaatcattataagaaattgagaagCAATAGGCTTaatattcaaaaacaaaaaacaaaaagcgAAATAGATATCAAATAAGACCTTAActcttaatattaaaaaaaaaaattacttaccaaacgagaccttaACTATTTATAAAGTAATTATTATATATggtaaaattgctaaaaatattttcaactatagtaaaatatcattgtcTTATCAGTAATAGACTGCGATAGACCACAATTGACTTCTATCCCTcatgataaaagtctatcggGATCTATGGTTATCTATCATTTTGTTatctttttaaataagttgGATTATTTCCCTTTATTTGAAAAGAACCCTTATTTATAAGTTTATAGGtatattttagattttcttaaccaaatgttattaaaattagtttaatttgcatttttatttaatgtattttatatttttattatttttatagatAAAATTACTGATATTATAAAGttctatttagtttttaactgtcttaaaaagtttaatttgtttttaacacttttaaaaagatgtatgttagccaaaatcgataatatatgtaaatatattgaaaagagaatttaaaaaactacttcttttaacatataaaatataatatatgaaaaaCTATACATATACATAAATATTTGGATTAGACCGATCCAAATATAGCTCAAATGAGTTTCCTTAATcatgattttaaatattttaaagatggcCAACCCAACTGTTATAATGTTATCTTAATCattattttcaatatttgacACTTAAAATGATTAATGATTTTTAAACCAAATCTAAGCAAGTATTTGTcaacaaatttcaattttggatAAGAATATTAATAGGACTTTCTATAACTAATATTTACGAGTTCGAGGATTTGaaattcaattcaaaaccaccaccttattattgattttggaaCGGGTTTTGGGATACTTTGGATGAAAGTtagaattgaaaattaaaataaggaCCTTgctaattaatatatatagttagttAGTATGATAAATGTTTTAAAACCAATGCAAAATATCGACTTAAGTTACATGTTGGATATTGCAAGTTACTAGGCTAGTAGTTAGAATTGAAAACTAATCAAGACTTTCTAAAccttaaaaagaaatacaaagtATGATAAACTTGTAAAGCAACGCAAAAACAGCCCTCCATATTAACTATTGCATATTGCAAGGTGGTAGAATAAAATTTGGAGATAGGAAAATTGAAGTCAATATTTTTTGTAACTTTAAAAGTAAGTAGAGAGTTGatgtcttttttaaaaaatttagttaGGGttgaaatacaattttttttttatttgtgaatTACAAAGGAAATCATTAAAAGTTATATAATATCAAGCTTagggagaaaaaaaatacaaaaatactctaagaagataataaataaataaaataacaaaactcAATCCAACTCAACCGAACCTTGCAATTCAATCACAGGTATCAAAAATCCGTCCAACCCAACCCTACCCCTCAAACACAAACTTCAACATTCTCAATAATCTGATTCCATTTGAGCAAATCCAAATTCTAATTCCCCTGTAATGATCCAAAAGACTGCTAAAAGACCCTTTGGCAATTGCCCCCTCACACCTCCAACTAGGAGtacaaaaaacaataaagaaaatggaaaacctaaaaataaaACCTAACTAAGTCAATCCATTGGTTTGCTTCAATTTCTTAGTATAAAACTAGACATCTTTTGTACTGGAAAAAACAGAACATTGTTGGTTTggatcaattttttattaaaaaaatcaatcaaaaccaAACAAGATCaagggtatatatatatacccttGAAAATAAATTCTAACCCTAAGCCccttttagtattttaattttaccCTTGAAAAATCCGAACAATCAAATCAACGATAAACCAGACCAAATAAAAACCGATCCATTGGTTTTGTCCTTTATTGAACATCTATTTAGTTCTCTTCTTTATAAAACCAAATGATTCAGTTTGGTTCTTGGTTGACCTCCAAAATCGAAAAAACTAAACCGACTTTCTCTCCTACTTCTAGATCAGATTCTTTTAAGTGTCACGTGTTCACACCActcttttgaattttgaaagacCATGCTACAATACCATTTTACAAAATGGCATTCTCAAATTTTTACCATAAGAGCTAAGAATACCTGCCTTGGGAACCAAGGCAACATTATGTAATATGCATTATGACCTTTTTCAAGCAAAATGGGATAGGGGGATCCGAATCACACACCTTTTTATTACTGACATATCTATAAGTCTATTGAGTTATGCTCGCTTTGACTAACCTGCACGGGACTCTAACACCACATAAAAAGTGtgaaacataattaattattactaCTACATTTGAAAGAAATGAAGTTGCACTTGCACCCAGTATTACAGTGTACAGCCAAACTCGAGCTTTATTATCAGGAGATTGTCTCCAACCAAGTCAACATTCAAACGCAATATTTTCAAGCTTTATTATTAAGAAGTGTTATACCTGTGTACAAGAGATTGCAACCCCAAACTATAACATGGGTTTGGTATCAGTCATCTTAACCCTTCCAGTTGTCCTTCAGCCGCCTGATTTCTCTAATAGTTTCAACTGGAGAAGGACTACCTACCCTCTCCTGCAACAGTAAAACCACCAAAACGATATCAATACGTCATCGTCATGTCATGTGAATTAAACTGTTGCAAAAATCTTGAGATACGACGTATAGATCTTGTTCTATCCTTGATTAGAGATTTCTCTACAAACAATACAAATCAGTTCCAAGAAGGGCGAAGATATGTACAAGAAGAATGGACGATTGATCAGTAAGATAAGATTTTAGGGTTGTTTGGGTCCCTAACTTCAAGTAGGTGGAGTAGGCTATAGCTCAACTCTAATTATAATAGTTGGTGTTTCCAACTATTATAACTTACAATTAACTACAACATTAATGTTTTAAATCCCTTTTtgttacagtatttactatttttcgCTCATCCTCTTTCCCACTTTGTTACAATATTAACTATTTCCTATCCAGACTAAAATAGACTACACACAAACATAGACTAGTATAAcctataaattattataaccattaactataataaccaattcaGCGCCCCAAACACCCCTCAAAGCTCATAGCCATTTCTGAATCGCTTGTAGCCTGAATACAGGTCTTTTTTGCAGAACTTCATCCGAAGAAAGATCTACTTCAACGAGGCAATGTTGATCACAACCCGCTGGTCAAATTAGACAATCATTTTTTACCAACCTCAAAGGTAAAACACAGATAAAAAAGCAATGCCTTTAATACTGTGAACTTATTATGTAAAAGGTTTAGAACCTCTAAGAATAGGAGTACCTGAAGTTGTGGAAGATCAACTCGCATGAAAGGATTTGTCTCCATTTCTTCTTCAATGGTTGAGGGAACAGTAGCGTGTCCAGCTTGTCGCTCGCCCTGAGCCCACAACAACTTACCTTTTATCTTCTCGTTGTCTGGTTCAACTGTCAGAGCAAACTGCAAGTTCTTCACTGTGTACTGTATAAAGAGAATGATTAGTTTACATCAGAACAAGAACCAACAACAAAATGTTCGGAAATTCAAATCAGATTTACAAGAAAAGCACGGCAAATGTGACTTTAACTGGGAAAAGAAAACATCAAAAGGGCTTGGATGATATattttaagggaaaaaatcaatcaattttaCCCTAATACTTGTCAAGTTGCATCAATTTTCATGTTAAACTTTTGTTTCATCAAACTGTatcttaaatttgaaaaagtgtATGCAATTTTGATCTTCTAATAGGCTTTCGCTCAAAGCCTATTAAAGGAATTTTCATATGTATTCAATACATTATGTACTATTCCCGAAGCAATATGGATGCAAGAGGACCACCGTATAGCTTTCTTTTTAGTGAGGCTTTAAGTTCAGGGCAATGATTAAGCGTCATTTATGAATGGGTTATCCAAAATATAAACATTCAGATGAATTGGAGTACAAAGGGAATCCACATAAATATAACGccctcaaaatggagtctacaAACAAAATAAACTCAAAATAGATCACAAGAAGTAAATGTACCCATGAAGGAACACTGAACAGGGAAGAAAATGAATAAGAGTCAGATAATTAATTACCTCATGGCCACAGTACACTCGTGTTTGCTTGGGCAATGAACCCAATGTTACGCATAGAGATTGATACATCTGCTCTGCTGTTCCCTCAAAAAACTTACCACATCCAGCAACGAACTATACAAAGAAACCAAAGTTAAGATGCAACATGTTATCTAGAAAGAAAGAACTGCATGAGAATCAAGTACCAGAAGGAAATAAAAGAACTATATACTGACTAACTGGATTGTGCTGACAGAAGAGTATGCGCTGAGACCCAAAACTGGAAccatttttcttattgtaagaAATAACATCCCATCAAAGAGAAAGGAAAGGTACAGATCATAAATCAGTACTACCACTATCAAGATAATCTCTTGACTAACTACCAGGCTTTAGAATTTCTAAAGCGCCTTCTAATGTGGTGAGGAGGAATTGCTCGAAAAGGTCTTGGTTAAAGGGTTACTGATTAGCATCTTGTTGAACACTACATCATCAAATGCACCCCAAAACTTATCTGCCTTGACAAAGAAAGTTTTACACTCCGCCACACACCTCTAGCAATCTAGAGGAGACGGGAATTATAGAGGAGCAAAAGCCACATTCTCTTTTGGGCACTATATGGTAATTTGACAATAGAAGCACCCAAAGAGTATCTACACGGCTAAGTTTATGAAAGTTTGCAAGACTTTTGAGCAAGTAGCTTATGAGTCTAAATCCTCTGTCCATCCTTCTTTTGCGCCTAGACTTCTTTTGAATGTCTCTTAGTTTGAGTTCATCATTCTTCTCTTAAACTTGAGGTTTTTCCTTCATTGAACAAGTAGAAATGTGTCCATTATTGCTTATAACAAAATTGTCAGTTGGCCTCAACTTCCACAGTTTGAGCTTGGGTGGGATAAAGCAACAATTCCGAGAGAAGCTCTTCCAAACAACTTATAGTGTGGGTGATGCTACAACAAACCCCTCAATTTGTAGTTGCTGCACATTCAAAGCTGCTCACCTCCTAATGTCAACCAGGTTTCCCAAGCATGTTGGTGCATGTGGAGGTTTTGAAATCCCATGGCATTTTGATATCTAATCCCCTATTGTGCCACAAGATGGGGCTCTATTATTAGtcgttattttaattattatcagTGCCTATCAGCTAAGAAAGGATATTTCTGTAATCTCCTAGGTTTTTCTAATTGGAAGGATGTCTAATATTTCgctgtgattttttaaaaaaagaaacttcctttaattcaaaatggacaaaatgaaaaaaaatatcccGAACTAATGGCACCTCATTGAAAGTTTCAGCAAATTAACAAACATATCATTAATGCTTTACATATCGACTTACCAGTGTATCACCAGTGAAGACAGCTGCGTCCTCACCCTCTTTGCTAGAGACGTAATAACTTATATGCCCTTTGGTGTGGCTGACGACACAGAGCGAATTAAAGAAAATCAAGAACAATCGTTGGGTGGGAAATAACACTTAATACAGATAAAGACAAAGTATTCTTCTCTACCTCCCACCAAAAAAATAAGTGAAAGGGTGTTAAAAGAAACAACTGACATCAGATAAAGACTAATCATACATATATAGGTAGTTTTCCAATAACATAAGTTCAGTTCTGAAGGATCATAACTCAATTAAGGAACACACGAACTAATAATTCAATTAAGGAACAATCTACATAACTCAGAAGGATCATAACATGATACTGTTTCTGTAAGAATGGAATAATCTTTAGAAAGAGAATGAGATATACCAAGGTGTATGAAGAGACAATATAACAACATCAGCACCAAGTGTTATCTTATCACCATTTTCCACTGCATCAGTACAACCCTTGACCTTATCAATGGAACCACCATATACTTTAATTCCAGGAAGAAGCTGCTTTATTTTCTCATTGCCCCCTGAATGATCCCTAAAAAGTAAAAGCGATACTAATAAGAACAACTTCACAAAAACCAATATCATCCGCCAGGAATTCAAGGTAAACTAACAGAAACATGAAGCAGTGAAATGAAAAACAAGTCAATAATCAATATATGagtgaaaagggaaaaaggggGTATCATGCCAGTGATGATGAGTCGTAAGAACGAGCTTGAGATGAACCCCATGTTCATTAGCAGCATTCAAAATCTTCTCTGGCTCTACAGGGTCAACGACCGCGGCTTCTTTAGTGCTCTCATCAATGATCCTGACATCCACCCAGATCCCAATAATCAAAATGAACTACATTAACAGTAGATAAGAGAAAAATATGCAATCCAACAGGGATTTGAGATTGGAGAAGCAGAAGTGAAAAATGACGGAAGAAACGAAAATGGGGTTTTGATTAGGAGATACAGGTAAGAGTAGTTGTCTTCCAAACAAGGAATTGAATGGATTTTCATCGGCGCTGAAACCAGATTCTTCCAACTCCAGAAAAGATTGAGTTGATTCTTTGAGTTCGGCGACAAAGTCCAATCTAGAGTGGGCAAGAGAGTCGGTGACAGCGGATAAGAATCTTATGACTATGACATCTAGAATCTTCTAAATTCGTTTAGGGCATGATTGGATTATGGAATGCGATCTACCAGTTGGGGACTTCACTCTTATCATTATTTAGTTAGAAGAGTTTTCACTTCCACCTAATTTCATAACTTATtaactttttatatatttagaaatttatCCGAATATAATTATTTGAGATGAGAGGTAGTCTGATAGTTATCTATTCGatgttgaaattagggttttttttttcttttatgttttactCTCTAAGTTGCACTTCGCTTTCTTCTCTGTGGATGGAGTCTAATATCGATGTCGTAGTGAAGCAGTTGCATGTAAtgagtttttaaatttataacaatttaatatctatGGTAAACAAATCATCAAACTTAACAGTCAATTTTGTTGATTGCATAATGActtgtttttataattaataaacaaatttgattattaaataatttattaatctaCATGTGTAAGAAATTTCATTGAATGAAATTGTTGTAATCTACGTTGTACAAATACTAAAGTGA
Proteins encoded in this region:
- the LOC120082166 gene encoding hydroxyacylglutathione hydrolase cytoplasmic isoform X1, whose product is MKIHSIPCLEDNYSYLIIDESTKEAAVVDPVEPEKILNAANEHGVHLKLVLTTHHHWDHSGGNEKIKQLLPGIKVYGGSIDKVKGCTDAVENGDKITLGADVVILSLHTPCHTKGHISYYVSSKEGEDAAVFTGDTLFVAGCGKFFEGTAEQMYQSLCVTLGSLPKQTRVYCGHEYTVKNLQFALTVEPDNEKIKGKLLWAQGERQAGHATVPSTIEEEMETNPFMRVDLPQLQERVGSPSPVETIREIRRLKDNWKG
- the LOC120082166 gene encoding hydroxyacylglutathione hydrolase cytoplasmic isoform X2 — translated: MKIHSIPCLEDNYSYLIIDESTKEAAVVDPVEPEKILNAANEHGVHLKLVLTTHHHWDHSGGNEKIKQLLPGIKVYGGSIDKVKGCTDAVENGDKITLGADVVILSLHTPCHTKGHISYYVSSKEGEDAAVFTGDTLFVAGCGKFFEGTAEQMYQSLCVTLGSLPKQTRVYCGHEYTVKNLQFALTVEPDNEKIKGKLLWAQGERQAGHATVPSTIEEEMETNPFMRVDLPQLQRVVINIASLK